The Chiloscyllium plagiosum isolate BGI_BamShark_2017 unplaced genomic scaffold, ASM401019v2 scaf_12564, whole genome shotgun sequence genome includes a window with the following:
- the LOC122547630 gene encoding FK506-binding protein 15-like, protein MFSRLTSNVPVCVSELQEVSEHAQTQCKAEKQRRKELEVKVASLEEELMDLRTERKNLEKNLAERKRKAVTERQRAEEEMDEIRKSYEEELGKVRSLLKKTRTSTDQAAAEQVKGLILQQTGLFLSVNLSHSYPCLMFHAVAWAQLWVSSVVSDHEQTAWEVELGR, encoded by the exons ATGTTCTCAAGGTTGACCAGTAATGTACCTGTGTGTGTCTCAGAGCTACAAGAAGTGTCGGAGCATGCTCAGACTCAGTGCAAAGCGGAGAAACAAAGGCGCAAGGAGCTTGAGGTGAAGGTTGCCAGTCTGGAGGAGGAGCTTATGGATCTGCGAACTGAAAGAAAAAATCTGGAGAAG AATTTAGCAGAAAGGAAGAGGAAAGCAGTAACGGAGCGGCAGCGGGCGGAGGAGGAAATGGATGAAATCCGGAAATCGTATGAAGAGGAACTGGGAAAAGTGCGGTCGTTGCTGAAGAAAACCCGAACATCGACTGACCAGGCTGCAGCAGAGCAGGTAAAGGGACTGATCCTGCAACAGACTGGTTTGTTCCTCTCTGTCAATCTCAGCCATTCATATCCATGTTTAATGTTCCATGCAGTGGCCTGGGCTCAACTCTGGGTCTCCTCAGTAGTTTCAGATCACGAACAAACTGCATGGGAGGTTGAACTGGGTAGATAA